CCTCTGTTGGACCTCTCACAGGCTTTTTTtcagaagggggggtgggggttccGCGGGAGGTCGTGCcccccagatagcatatgaacaTATCAGAAGccattattttattaatttttgAATGACAGGAAATtatctttaaaactgcaaaacaaCCTCATGGAAAATCTGTAGAACAGCAGGAAATTAGATCAAGGATTCTTGAAAGTCGGGACAATCCTTGTCTGACAGGGAAACAAAAATGTCAGGCAGGTCACCTttatacaagtcagtatttgacgtCCATCAATATCCAAGGATATCGAGAGATAACGGGCAAAGCGGCCACCAGGGGCAaaagtgagcgctgttaccttaaAGTGGGTTTTTGACGTAGCATCTGCCTCTGGTTCCATAGGAATATAAAATTGTTTTTCAtaattttgttttaagcctatcccagaccttaacccttaccttaaagcTGCATTATGTATGCTTCCCGTGCTTTTTTGCATGaattacttttggttttgtacaccagcttcaaacagctgaaaacacAACATTATTGGTTATgggaaatatatttcacagcggtttagatggtactatGATTCTCTACACTCTACCTGCTTGTTTTGTAACATAAACTGAAATCAGGTGAACTATTACAACTATGACAATTTTAGAAACCattgtaagcatctgcctctgatttcaaaggttgcatgtttgaatctaGCATAGaaagtttttttatatttttgttttaagcctgtCCCACACCTTAAccctaccttaaccattcagagttaatgcccaACCTTATGAATGTAGAGGtcaaacttaaccctaaccttaaaaatgtggagttaatgcctaaacgtaaaatgtgatttttggaacaacttcgaaatttgagaaacatggatgactgtccaattctgatgtgagactgtgagaagTTGTTGTAAAATGTACATTTATGGAATTTTATAAGGGAAAGATTTGTTTTGGGAATTTTCTAATGCCCTTGTCTGTAGCAAAATGTCCCAATTTCAAACTCTCCAAAAAAAGTGTCTACAATTCTAAAAACTGGCAATAGTGGATATTAACTGGGAAATTATCTTATGTAGTTACTTGCAATAGCCCTTTGTGACTTTAAAGAATATTTCTCTCAAAACTGTGATTAAAAGATGTGTCCGAAGATTTGGTAAACTCTAAAAATGAATCAGGAATGAGCAGGGTCAACTATACCATAAGGACCCCTTATTCATGTCTTCATTACATGTAGCGCACTCATGGTCTCATGGCACTCATTGTCTGTAAAGTTCTGTACTTTTGGTAGATTAAAACAAAGAATACTGCAATAACCGTGGTCACAACCATAAACGGTCAACTCTTCCTGACATTTCTTCCTGATAGATTAGATAGATTATGAATTTTGATTCAAATACGTTACATTTAATTAGGTTTTAGAGTCATAAAGCAACTGAGGAAAAACAAAATTGCTACTGTGTACGCCACTTGAATGAATAAAAAAATGCAATTTTTGTCAACTCTGTAAAGCATCAACTCCCTCAGATTTGTATCTCTTGTTGGACACTAATTGAAAAATGAAAGTTAGTTGCATTtgataaaaatgaaataaaaatgtggTTGTTTCTTTACATGGTGTGATAGCTGATACTTTGGtctatcaaaatatatatttaaaatgttgTTACTATTAAAACAAATATTTGCGGGGGAAAAAGTTAAGATTGTACCTTCTTTTAAGAATCCATTATctctaaaacagcaacattttctctcagcctcatggcaaattGTGCAAAATAGCATGATATTCTATAAAACTGCAAATTGTTCACTATGCCCCCTAGCAAAACCCCTCTTGGACACAGCAAGACTCCTTAGTTTCGAACCATGAGACAGTACTAAAGTATCCTACACTAACTACgcttcgctctctctttctctcgctctcttcaacCGTGCACATAGCGCGTGGGTGCAGCACTCTTCGCCAGGCCGTGAACGTTCCAGAATGCTTTTTCTGCGAACGTGGAATGGGGTGAGAGAAAAGGCGCTTTGTTTCGGAATTATTTGGTTACCAGCCTTTGGAAAGGAAAACCCAAGTTGGACCAGAGTTGTAAAGTAGCTTTCCtcttgacatatatatgtgcatGGAATATGTGCATAACCTATAGCCTACGCGTGCAGTCGTCCACTGCCAGTTTTTAATCAATTACATATTGGCTAAACGTCACTCCACCAATACGCTACAGTTGAATGTAATGTGGTTATGCACTTTGCTTTGCAATGATACATTTTACGATCGATCCATGCTATGTAGCAACCCGTGGTTAGTATGACCACAAGCATTAGCATGTTGAGTGAAATATTGACAACTAGTAGCCCATTCCAAAATTATTACAGCATTGTAATATTTCTGACCAAATCTCATACAACTCCAAGGTGAAATTAGTAAAACATGCATTTCTCCAAGGCTGTGGAAAAATATATTTCTGCACAAGGACATAAAACGTTTATAGCCGAAAGCCATTTTGCCCTAATAGGTTATTGTTAtgaacatctcaatttaatcaaatatatttattggCATACACTGCTCCCCAATCACTAAAAGCTTTAGAGCTATTTTTAGAAAATGTAAAACGTGTCAAATGAATACTAATGTATAGGCCTGCAACAGCCTGTTTTGAATTAGACTACTTATAGCACGAGGGGGAAGAGACTGCTGCACGCTGCTGCACGCTTGGAGAGCCCGCGTGTTTGAACAGCTATAAAAATTCATTATTACCAAAGGCTTACAAAGCTTCAGAGTTTTTGGCCTCGATTCGCGAATCCCATCTGAAAAAGTAAAGAGGGTTGTTATTTGTGCATTATATATGACAATTGGTCTCTTTGATAACGTTCTCATTCATGACGGGGTTTGATTTATGAGCTCGTGAAGGCAAACATGGCTCGAGCATTTGCCTTCACATGCACACAGCAAAGGAGGCTAGCAATAGGGAGGCATGCTATTTCTAGCCTAGTATGTTCACAATTTTACTAACTTTACAACCAGGGGAAGTAAAAGAGGACATTTATTAGATGTATTGTAGTAGCCTGTGAAATGTTCTGTATACTCGAATCTGCTTGAAATTGGACAAGGGAGGTTTTCTAAAGAGTTTCTGATTCAAAATTGTAAGCTGATATTTCTATTGAACTCCATTCTCAAATTGCAGAGCTATTTATATCACTGAAAAATCATGAAAAAGGTGCTAATTTTTAATGAACATAAACTGAATACAATATCAAGGGCTCAAGGCCTCCACGATGAAGGTTCGTTTTTATCGACTAAACATTTATGCTTagcctataatataatataaaccaTGCATTTATTAGAATAACTATAGGATTTATACTCCGACATACGGCTATATTGGCCTGCTTTTATCACACTATTTTGACTTGCAAATTAATTAGAGTAAATTTGTATTCAGAATGAGCTACTAAACATTGTATCGATTGGTAATGCCTCATTTCTATTTTTGGGGGttgataaaaatacatttgatcaaAAATTCACTTTACACTTGATAAAAAGGTTTGGATAATAATAACAAAACACAATCTTGCAAGTTCCTTATAGCAAGTCAGATTTATTCTAACAAAAATATCCATGGCACTGTAAGCTATACAAAAATAAAATGACCAGAATTCATACTATTGTGCAACTTTTCACATACCCATATTATTGCATCTTAAGAAATAATTGTGTTATTGTAATTGCAGGCCACAATGGTATATTTTTCCAGACTCTTACCTTGAATTAATCGACTAGGCCTAATCAATTAATCAATAAAAAGGAAATGTGCCGATCATATCAAACAACCACCAAAATTTACTTCATAGTTAATACCGgagtttttttctttctttaaatGTTCCAGGTGAAAGTCTCGCTCTatttttcattgatttcaatAGCTCAGATGCTGTAAGTCAATTGTAGTTAATGACTCCGAGAAAAAGTAGAAGTTGTCGGTAGATATGTCCAGATTGTCCACGGGGCTGTCCAGGGATTCTGACACACTAGGCGAGGTGGCATCAGAGAAGTGAAGGCAAGAATCCGAGGAGAATACTTGGAAGTCTTGTATTGAGACGTCCAGGGCCGCGGGACTACCGCCATTGTCCTGGCCAGGTGCAGAGCCGGGCCCTATTGTTGACACGCAGCCTGGAACAGTGGGTGACGGGTTGGGGAAATGCTTCAGATTTTTGTCATTGCTGCTCAGTGGTAAAACTGTGTAACTCTGGGCCACGCCATTGTGCGGGCCAACATTCTGGAGCTGCTGGGAAGTACTGAGTGAGTTCTGCTGAAAGGAGCAGGCCCCTCTCTCCATAAGGGCCCCGGTCACTATATTGAGGCTCTGCTCAAACACCGagccctcatcctcctcctcgtcgCTCTGGGTCCTGTCCTCAGCACTCGGCTCTTTCCCTTCGCCATTGTGGTTCTCCTTGCATTGGGTCTGCCTCTTGTGCTTCATGCGCCGGTTCTGGAACCATACTTTGACCTGCCGCTCGGTGAGGTCCAGCAGGGCGGCTATCTCCACCCTCCTCGGTCGGCAAAGATACTTGTTGAAGTGGAActccttctccagctccaggAGCTGTGTGTTGGTGTACGCAGTCCTCAACCGCCGGGaaccctctcctccactctctagAATCTCCGGCGAACCTGAGACAGCAGCACATAAATCACGAGATAAAGAAGCATTACACAATTAACCACTATGACTTGATAATGCAATATTactcctgtataaacacaaaccaCCAGAGATCAACCTATTTAACACAGTGGCTATACTGCAGCAAAATGGCTGCTCATAGTAGCACCCTATGCATTCTCCCCCACAAAATAGCCTACTTGTAATATGGCTATTGACTGATTAATGCACACTATTGGACGAAGTCCTATAGCGCACCATATGTACATAATTTCCCCCAAAATAcagcagagaaagacagagagagagcagtagtgtGGTACAGACTGGGCTACTATACTGATGAATGCGCCAGCTGCCCGGGACGGCAACACTACTCTATCACTCTTCATTACTGTCACACATCAAAACTCTGGCACTGCTCCGCGAGGAAGGGCACCGTGGAAATTAAATAAATCATTTTACATTACTTAACTTTGCCCAAACTTTTCCGAGTAGAGTAACAATATGGATAACCCAATGCACCATTGTGCCCAGCAGATTAATTTCGAATAGGCTCTGCAACTTGGTAATGGCTAGCCTATTCCCACTCCTTCAAGAGCTTGGAAAGTCAATTCTGAATAAAAATGTATGCCCTCTAAATTACCCCATTAAAACCACCCACCTTCCGGGGAGAAGCATACAGGTCCACTCGTTATGGCAGTCGCGGTGGAAGTCGGCAGGTGATTCTTCTTGGAGGCTTTCTTCTCTCGCATCCAGGGGTATTCCGGGGGTAGGGAGGCAGTGGGCAGCGGGATGCATCCATCGGGGCTGTGTCTGGGCCGGCTATGCCTCGGGTGGATGCCTGGGTTGAGGCTGGGAATGGTCTGCTCAAAAGGAGGAGGAATCAGTGTCGAGTGTGAAAGCGTCGAGCTCTTGATTGATGAACTTTGAAATGAATCACCGACAGGGGGGAAAGATGTCAGGCACTCAGCAAGCGAAGGCTGACTATTGATAAAACCGCTCTCTCGCTCGA
The DNA window shown above is from Oncorhynchus mykiss isolate Arlee chromosome 18, USDA_OmykA_1.1, whole genome shotgun sequence and carries:
- the LOC110496566 gene encoding homeobox protein Hox-A2a, whose translation is MNYEFERESGFINSQPSLAECLTSFPPVGDSFQSSSIKSSTLSHSTLIPPPFEQTIPSLNPGIHPRHSRPRHSPDGCIPLPTASLPPEYPWMREKKASKKNHLPTSTATAITSGPVCFSPEGSPEILESGGEGSRRLRTAYTNTQLLELEKEFHFNKYLCRPRRVEIAALLDLTERQVKVWFQNRRMKHKRQTQCKENHNGEGKEPSAEDRTQSDEEEDEGSVFEQSLNIVTGALMERGACSFQQNSLSTSQQLQNVGPHNGVAQSYTVLPLSSNDKNLKHFPNPSPTVPGCVSTIGPGSAPGQDNGGSPAALDVSIQDFQVFSSDSCLHFSDATSPSVSESLDSPVDNLDISTDNFYFFSESLTTIDLQHLSY